From the genome of Planctomycetia bacterium, one region includes:
- a CDS encoding sigma-70 family RNA polymerase sigma factor produces the protein MQEEQTTAAVQRYLNELDGNKPVEPIVRELLGRSVHRLRLLCSHFLFRSYPRLTKPPLNLQADEMLSAVVERLLKAMHEARPHTVREFFGLASQHIRWELNDLARRLDTWIPTLSSPEAMIQDSSNSAVTVNAQRMLEAIDELPEVEREVFNLIRIQGLQYSEVARVLGVSQKTIQRRLNKGLLILADKLSDLRPDGSTEMVI, from the coding sequence ATGCAGGAAGAACAGACTACCGCTGCCGTTCAGCGCTATTTGAATGAACTGGATGGCAACAAGCCGGTCGAACCGATTGTGCGTGAACTGCTTGGCCGTTCCGTGCATCGGCTCAGGCTACTCTGCTCACACTTTCTTTTTCGCAGCTATCCGCGTCTCACCAAACCACCACTGAATCTGCAGGCTGATGAAATGCTGAGTGCAGTTGTGGAACGGTTACTCAAAGCCATGCATGAAGCCAGGCCCCACACTGTGAGAGAGTTCTTCGGTCTGGCGAGTCAGCATATACGCTGGGAACTGAATGACCTGGCTCGACGCTTAGATACATGGATACCGACGCTTTCCTCGCCCGAGGCAATGATCCAGGACAGCAGTAATTCCGCCGTCACGGTGAATGCCCAGCGAATGCTGGAAGCCATTGATGAGTTGCCGGAAGTGGAGCGTGAGGTGTTCAACTTGATACGCATCCAGGGATTGCAATACTCCGAAGTTGCCCGTGTACTGGGCGTATCGCAGAAGACCATACAACGAAGGCTGAACAAAGGCCTGTTGATTCTTGCTGACAAATTGAGCGACCTACGGCCTGATGGATCTACCGAGATGGTGATATGA
- a CDS encoding cysteine hydrolase, with translation MAGHSYRQGHSALLLIDPYNDFLSEGGKLWPMLAAVACEVNLLDNLRKVVSVFRQSKCPVFIVPHHRFEPGDLDQWDHPTPYQLGSVQAQVFAKGSWGGDWHPEFAPQPGDIVVKEHWGSSGFANTDLGYLLKQHRIRHVILIGLIANTCIETTARFAVELGYHVTLVRDATAALSQEAMHAAHNINAPTYAHKVMNTAELVQLMQSEEVIS, from the coding sequence ATGGCGGGCCATAGCTATCGGCAGGGACACAGCGCACTACTCTTGATTGATCCCTATAACGACTTCCTTTCCGAAGGTGGAAAGCTCTGGCCAATGCTGGCCGCCGTAGCATGCGAAGTCAATCTGTTGGACAACCTTCGTAAGGTGGTTTCCGTATTCCGTCAGTCAAAATGTCCAGTCTTTATTGTGCCCCACCATCGCTTTGAGCCTGGTGACCTTGATCAATGGGATCATCCCACTCCCTATCAACTGGGCTCCGTGCAAGCCCAGGTTTTTGCCAAGGGGTCGTGGGGAGGAGACTGGCATCCTGAGTTTGCTCCGCAGCCTGGTGATATTGTGGTCAAAGAGCATTGGGGATCGAGTGGTTTTGCGAACACAGACCTGGGCTACCTCCTGAAGCAACATCGGATCAGGCATGTGATCCTGATCGGTTTAATTGCCAACACATGCATTGAGACAACCGCTCGCTTTGCAGTCGAACTGGGCTATCACGTAACGCTGGTACGTGATGCCACAGCGGCCTTGAGTCAGGAAGCCATGCATGCCGCTCATAACATCAATGCTCCTACCTATGCTCACAAGGTGATGAATACCGCGGAGCTGGTTCAACTGATGCAATCGGAGGAGGTGATTTCATGA
- a CDS encoding alpha/beta hydrolase — protein MTTTARNVPTQFVQTRGRTLAYRRIGQGPPLVLCLRLRGVMDVWDPAFLDALAAHFTVITFDYTGLGQSSGEPDYHREALAQDAKDLIDSLGMDRVIIGGWSLGGLAAQVFVARYAERVSHAILIGTGPPGKQPYAVDPIFMPTAMKLHYTLEDEYILFFEPASDASRRAAKASHDRIASRQTDTSPIIPEATYLKLVRESSSPEAIFADPEQFYFRTLSQTKVPILAICGDHDIVFPAENWYALNRQWQSLSVLTFPQAGHGPQHQHPELCAETIASFVHHIK, from the coding sequence ATGACAACTACTGCCAGAAACGTGCCGACACAGTTTGTTCAGACGCGAGGGAGAACCCTGGCGTATCGACGAATTGGCCAGGGACCCCCTCTAGTGCTTTGTTTAAGGCTTCGTGGTGTTATGGATGTGTGGGACCCTGCCTTTCTGGATGCACTGGCTGCACACTTTACCGTAATCACGTTTGACTACACTGGATTGGGACAATCTTCTGGTGAACCGGATTACCACCGGGAAGCGCTGGCACAGGATGCCAAGGATTTGATCGATTCGCTTGGTATGGATCGTGTAATTATTGGTGGCTGGTCATTGGGTGGATTGGCAGCACAAGTTTTCGTGGCTCGGTATGCCGAACGAGTCAGCCATGCAATACTGATTGGGACAGGGCCTCCCGGCAAGCAACCATACGCTGTTGACCCTATATTTATGCCAACTGCCATGAAGCTTCACTACACGTTGGAGGATGAGTACATTCTGTTCTTTGAGCCGGCCTCCGACGCGAGTCGCCGAGCCGCTAAGGCTTCACACGATCGCATTGCTTCACGCCAGACAGATACCAGTCCGATTATTCCAGAAGCGACATATCTCAAACTTGTCAGAGAATCAAGTAGTCCGGAAGCCATCTTTGCCGACCCAGAGCAGTTCTACTTCAGAACACTGTCGCAAACCAAGGTGCCCATACTGGCAATCTGTGGTGATCACGACATCGTATTTCCTGCGGAGAACTGGTATGCACTCAATCGCCAATGGCAAAGCCTTTCTGTTCTGACTTTCCCGCAAGCTGGACACGGCCCGCAGCATCAGCATCCAGAGTTGTGTGCGGAAACAATCGCTTCGTTTGTTCACCACATAAAGTGA
- a CDS encoding alpha/beta hydrolase, translating to MSTIRTKDGTQIYYKDWGQGQPIVFSHGWPLSADDWDAQMFFFGQKGFRVIAHDRRGHGRSDQTWLGNEMDTYADDLATLVESLNLKDAIHIGHSTGGGEVARYLGRHGTQRVAKAVLIGSVPPIMVKSPNNPVGLPLELFDGFRKSLLADRAQFFREVPSGPFYGFNRPGAKISQGLIDNWWRQGMMAGVKAVYDCIKAFSETDFTEDLKKINIPTLIMHGDDDQIVPNAGSAMLSSKLVKNSTLKVYPGFDHGMCSTRHEIINNDLLKFIQGGTL from the coding sequence ATGAGTACGATTCGAACAAAAGACGGCACACAGATTTACTACAAGGACTGGGGCCAGGGACAGCCCATCGTCTTCAGCCATGGCTGGCCACTTAGCGCCGACGACTGGGATGCCCAGATGTTCTTCTTTGGACAGAAAGGATTTCGCGTTATCGCTCATGACCGCCGAGGCCATGGACGGTCTGACCAGACTTGGCTTGGCAACGAGATGGATACCTATGCAGATGATCTCGCTACTCTGGTCGAATCGCTGAATCTGAAAGATGCCATCCACATTGGTCACTCCACGGGAGGTGGCGAAGTGGCTCGTTACCTGGGTCGACATGGTACACAGCGGGTTGCGAAGGCTGTGCTGATCGGTTCGGTACCGCCGATTATGGTGAAGTCACCCAACAATCCCGTGGGTTTGCCTCTGGAACTATTCGATGGCTTTCGAAAATCACTACTGGCAGATCGTGCCCAGTTCTTTCGCGAAGTGCCCTCAGGGCCGTTCTATGGCTTCAATCGTCCAGGTGCCAAGATATCGCAGGGCCTGATTGATAATTGGTGGCGGCAAGGCATGATGGCTGGAGTCAAAGCGGTTTACGACTGCATCAAAGCCTTTTCCGAAACGGATTTCACTGAAGATTTGAAGAAGATCAACATACCGACACTGATCATGCATGGCGATGACGATCAGATTGTGCCTAATGCCGGTTCAGCTATGCTTTCCAGCAAGCTGGTCAAAAACTCCACACTTAAAGTCTATCCCGGGTTCGATCACGGTATGTGCT